The following coding sequences are from one Diachasmimorpha longicaudata isolate KC_UGA_2023 chromosome 6, iyDiaLong2, whole genome shotgun sequence window:
- the LOC135164106 gene encoding 14-3-3 protein epsilon translates to MSEREDNVYKAKLAEQAERYDEMVEAMKKVASLDVELTVEERNLLSVAYKNVIGARRASWRIISSIEQKEENKGAEDKLEMIRQYRSQVEKELRDICADILDVLDKHLIPCASTGESKVFYYKMKGDYHRYLAEFAIGTDRKEAAEKSLIAYKEASEIAMTELPPTHPIRLGLALNFSVFYYEILNSPDRACRLAKAAFDDAIAELDTLSEESYKDSTLIMQLLRDNLTLWTSDMQGDGEGEQKEPAQDAEDQDVS, encoded by the exons AGATGGTCGAGGCGATGAAGAAGGTAGCATCCTTGGACGTAGAGTTGACCGTTGAAGAAAGGAATTTACTCTCAGTTGCATACAAAAATGTCATCGGAGCCAGAAGAGCATCATGGCGAATAATATCCAGTATCGAGCAGAAGGAGGAGAACAAGGGTGCTGAGGATAAACTCGAGATGATACGCCAGTACAGATCTCAAGTTGAGAAGGAACTCAGGGACATTTGTGCCGACATACTTGATGTACTTGACAAGCATCTGATTCCCTGTGCATCCACGGGTGAATCCAAAGTCTTCTATTACAAAAT GAAAGGTGATTATCACCGTTACCTAGCCGAGTTTGCAATTGGCACAGACAGGAAAGAAGCAGCTGAGAAATCCTTAATAGCATACAAAGAAGCCAGTGAAATTGCAATGACAGAATTACCACCAACTCATCCAATTCGTCTAGGTTTAGCCCTTAACTTTTCTGTATTTTATTACGAAATACTCAATAGTCCAGACCGAGCGTGTCGCTTAGCGAAGGCAGCCTTCGATGATGCTATTGCCGAGTTGGATACATTATCTGAGGAGAGTTATAAAGATTCAACCCTAATTATGCAATTACTCAGGGACAACCTTACTCTGTGGACATCTGATATGCAGGGTGATG GTGAAGGTGAACAAAAAGAACCAGCGCAGGATGCGGAAGATCAGGATGTATCGTAA